A region of Myxococcus stipitatus DSM 14675 DNA encodes the following proteins:
- a CDS encoding non-ribosomal peptide synthetase, whose product MTSPSGFRLSPQQLRLWSLLREGPAWAYRARCVLELEGTVDAASLEHTVRELLGRHEILRTTYHPLTGTSTAIQAPGNVPASLLTRHDWSGLSEAERAAKLDALFSATEADLTAFERASALHLATVTPHQHLLVMDLPALNADASTLGLVARELAQVHAARANGGPVSSADVQYADVSEVFNEVLESEDTAAGRRHWQDRDLSAPLAAALPTRRSAPGAQPFQPRHVHVTLSASTRSAVEAAAGRLDVPVPAFLLAAWQTLLGRLSGRSEWTVAVRYEGRTYEGLADAAGHFERFVPLAAEYPERSRFVDFARSVARAMQEGVEWQEYFDASRSMQGQDGKPRHFPFAFEHLAWPAEISEGGLTVRVHRLESRTERFELKLAALQRGASLELQLQHDASAYTDSEATRLLERLETLLGSAASASDETLDTLPLMGERELRQLAGFNHTERARPPARCIHELLDEQTQRTPGAVAVVFEDQRLTFAELSARANQLARHLRRIGVGPETRVGLLLERSVDAMVGLFGILKAGAAYVPMDAMYPRERLASILTQSDAPFLVTSTPLGALLPEGLTRLIRLDADAGDIAREQDTAPEPLVGPDHLAYVLFTSGSTGRPKGVMIQHRSVVNLAAALQEAVYGNRGPGLRVSVNAPLVFDASVKQWIQLLHGHTLHIIPEEVRPDAGRLCEYVRTHRLDVLDCTPSLLVPLVAKGLGSDPESSPSLVLVGGEAIDPRTWTELARRERTRFVNVYGPTECTVDATACAAHESLEPTIGGPLGNMRVHLLDRNQRPVPVGAVGELFIGGAGVGRGYASAPELTAERFVPDPFGVAPGARLYRTGDLGRFREDGRVDFLGRADHQVKLRGFRIELGEIESLMRVHPEVGETVVVVRETAAGDAHLAGYFVPRRGLPAGSEGAGRELATQLRGFLREMLPEYMVPSALVPLDRMPLTRNGKLDRAALPDPKAVLADAAPYIAPGTAVESTIADIWREALKVDRVGLHSNFFDLGGHSLLMVQVHEKLSAAFGRRLSMVELFQHPTVASLSKYLQQTQQPEAGARSREVQDERARKQRQAMQQQAQAIKAGRVKR is encoded by the coding sequence GTGACCTCGCCTTCCGGCTTCCGGCTCTCGCCGCAACAACTACGGCTGTGGTCTCTCCTGAGAGAGGGACCCGCCTGGGCCTATCGGGCCCGCTGCGTCCTCGAGCTCGAGGGCACCGTCGACGCGGCGAGCCTCGAGCACACCGTGCGCGAGCTCCTGGGCCGCCACGAAATCCTGCGGACCACGTACCACCCGCTCACCGGCACGAGCACCGCCATCCAGGCACCGGGGAATGTCCCCGCGTCCCTGCTCACGCGACACGACTGGAGCGGGCTCTCCGAGGCGGAGCGCGCCGCGAAGCTCGACGCGCTCTTCTCCGCCACGGAGGCGGACCTCACCGCGTTCGAGCGGGCCTCGGCGCTCCACCTCGCCACCGTCACGCCCCACCAGCACCTGCTCGTGATGGACCTCCCCGCGCTCAACGCGGACGCGAGCACGCTGGGACTCGTGGCCCGGGAGCTGGCCCAGGTCCACGCCGCTCGCGCCAACGGCGGCCCGGTGTCCTCGGCCGACGTGCAGTACGCGGACGTCTCCGAGGTCTTCAACGAGGTCCTCGAGTCCGAGGACACCGCCGCGGGACGACGCCACTGGCAGGACCGGGACCTCTCCGCCCCGCTCGCGGCCGCGCTGCCCACGCGCCGGTCCGCGCCGGGCGCGCAGCCCTTCCAGCCCCGGCACGTACACGTCACCCTCTCCGCGTCCACGCGGAGCGCCGTGGAGGCCGCCGCGGGCCGCCTCGACGTGCCGGTGCCGGCCTTCCTCCTCGCCGCCTGGCAGACGCTGCTGGGCCGCCTCTCCGGCCGCTCCGAGTGGACCGTGGCGGTGCGCTACGAGGGCCGGACGTACGAGGGGCTCGCGGATGCGGCGGGCCACTTCGAGCGCTTCGTTCCCCTCGCGGCCGAATACCCGGAGCGCTCGCGCTTCGTCGACTTCGCGCGCAGCGTCGCCCGCGCGATGCAGGAGGGCGTCGAGTGGCAGGAGTACTTCGACGCCTCGCGGTCGATGCAGGGGCAGGACGGCAAGCCCCGTCACTTCCCCTTCGCCTTCGAGCACCTCGCCTGGCCCGCTGAGATTTCCGAGGGCGGCCTCACCGTCCGGGTCCACCGGCTGGAGTCCCGCACGGAGCGCTTCGAGCTGAAGCTCGCCGCCCTCCAGCGCGGGGCGAGCCTGGAGCTCCAGCTCCAACACGATGCGAGCGCGTACACGGACTCGGAGGCCACCCGGCTCCTGGAGCGGCTGGAGACCCTCCTGGGCTCCGCGGCCTCCGCCTCCGACGAGACGCTGGACACGCTGCCCCTCATGGGCGAGCGCGAGCTGCGGCAGCTCGCGGGCTTCAACCACACGGAGCGCGCACGTCCCCCCGCCCGCTGCATCCACGAGCTGCTGGACGAGCAGACCCAGCGGACGCCCGGCGCGGTGGCGGTGGTCTTCGAGGACCAGCGGCTCACCTTCGCGGAGCTGAGCGCGCGGGCCAACCAGCTCGCCCGGCACCTGCGCCGCATCGGCGTGGGTCCGGAGACGCGCGTGGGGCTGCTGCTGGAGCGCTCCGTGGACGCGATGGTGGGCCTCTTCGGCATCCTCAAGGCCGGCGCCGCCTACGTGCCCATGGACGCGATGTACCCGCGCGAGCGCCTCGCCTCCATCCTCACGCAGTCCGACGCGCCCTTCCTGGTGACGAGCACCCCGCTCGGCGCGCTCCTGCCGGAGGGACTCACCCGGCTCATCCGGCTGGATGCCGACGCCGGGGACATCGCGCGCGAACAGGACACGGCGCCCGAGCCGCTCGTGGGTCCGGACCACCTGGCCTACGTCCTCTTCACCTCCGGCTCCACGGGGCGCCCCAAGGGCGTGATGATTCAGCACCGCTCCGTGGTGAACCTGGCCGCGGCGCTCCAGGAGGCGGTCTACGGCAATCGAGGCCCCGGCCTGCGCGTGAGCGTCAACGCGCCGCTCGTCTTCGACGCCTCGGTGAAGCAGTGGATTCAGCTGCTGCACGGCCACACGCTCCACATCATCCCGGAGGAGGTGCGCCCCGACGCCGGACGGCTGTGTGAGTACGTCCGCACGCACCGCCTGGACGTGCTGGACTGCACGCCCTCCCTGCTCGTGCCCCTGGTGGCGAAGGGCCTGGGCAGCGACCCGGAGAGCTCGCCCTCGCTGGTGCTGGTGGGCGGCGAGGCCATCGACCCGCGCACCTGGACGGAGCTGGCGCGGCGCGAGCGCACGCGCTTCGTCAACGTCTACGGCCCCACCGAGTGCACGGTGGATGCGACGGCCTGCGCGGCCCACGAGTCGCTGGAGCCGACCATCGGCGGGCCGCTGGGCAACATGCGCGTGCACCTGCTCGACCGGAACCAGCGGCCCGTGCCGGTGGGCGCGGTGGGAGAGCTCTTCATCGGCGGCGCGGGTGTGGGCCGGGGCTACGCGAGCGCACCGGAGCTGACGGCGGAGCGCTTCGTGCCGGACCCCTTCGGCGTGGCTCCCGGTGCGCGGCTCTACCGCACGGGCGACCTGGGCCGCTTCCGCGAGGACGGCCGCGTCGACTTCCTGGGCCGCGCCGACCACCAGGTGAAGCTGCGCGGCTTCCGCATCGAGCTGGGCGAAATCGAGTCGCTCATGCGCGTCCACCCCGAGGTCGGCGAGACGGTGGTGGTGGTGCGCGAGACGGCGGCGGGCGACGCGCACCTGGCCGGTTACTTCGTGCCTCGGCGCGGACTGCCCGCGGGCTCGGAGGGCGCGGGGCGCGAGCTGGCCACCCAGCTGCGGGGCTTCCTGCGCGAGATGCTGCCCGAGTACATGGTCCCCTCGGCGCTCGTGCCGCTGGACCGGATGCCGCTCACGCGCAACGGCAAGCTGGACCGCGCGGCGCTGCCGGACCCCAAGGCCGTCCTCGCGGACGCGGCGCCGTACATCGCTCCCGGCACGGCCGTGGAGTCGACCATCGCGGACATCTGGCGCGAGGCCCTCAAGGTCGACCGCGTCGGACTGCACAGCAACTTCTTCGACCTCGGGGGGCACTCGCTCCTCATGGTCCAGGTCCACGAGAAGCTCTCGGCGGCGTTCGGACGGAGGCTCTCCATGGTGGAGCTCTTCCAGCACCCCACCGTCGCGTCGCTCTCGAAGTACCTCCAGCAGACACAGCAGCCGGAAGCGGGCGCACGTTCGCGGGAAGTCCAGGACGAGCGCGCGCGCAAGCAGCGCCAGGCGATGCAGCAACAGGCACAGGCCATCAAGGCAGGACGGGTGAAGCGATGA
- a CDS encoding TauD/TfdA family dioxygenase, giving the protein MTSTSKKKELPLGKRRQVDTSSEPWVSFEELSPGVSLPRLARPTLPGIDLAEWARAHRPVIEAQLHRHGAILFRGFGIHSPEAMNRLIQGISESALPYEERSSPRSQVSGNIYTSTDHPPSERIFPHSEQSYNLAFPRHLYFCCVTPSQSGGETPLADTRRVFARIPAAIRARFLEKGYTYVRNFGSNFGLTWQTAFQTDDPATVEAYCRSHGIEFEWREGNRLRTRQVRRAAARHPVTGEATWFNHATFFHVSTLPREVGAALLAEFGEENLPNNTYYGDGSPIEPEVVETLRAAYEAEQVSFPWERGDALLVENTLAAHARSSFVGPRLILAGMAALLEWDAMPGVTPGPDAS; this is encoded by the coding sequence ATGACCAGCACGTCCAAGAAGAAGGAGCTGCCCCTCGGCAAGAGGCGGCAAGTCGACACGTCTTCCGAGCCGTGGGTGAGCTTCGAGGAGCTGTCTCCTGGCGTCAGCCTGCCCCGCCTCGCCCGGCCCACGCTGCCGGGCATCGACCTGGCCGAGTGGGCGCGCGCCCACCGTCCCGTCATCGAGGCACAGCTGCATCGACATGGCGCCATCCTGTTCCGGGGGTTCGGCATCCACTCCCCGGAGGCGATGAACCGCCTCATCCAGGGCATCTCCGAGTCGGCGCTGCCCTACGAGGAGCGCTCCTCGCCGCGCTCCCAGGTCAGCGGGAACATCTACACGTCCACGGACCATCCGCCGAGCGAGCGGATCTTCCCGCACAGCGAGCAGTCCTACAACCTGGCCTTCCCCCGGCACCTCTACTTCTGCTGCGTGACGCCGTCGCAGTCCGGAGGCGAGACGCCGCTGGCCGACACGCGCCGCGTCTTCGCGCGCATCCCCGCGGCGATTCGGGCCCGGTTCCTGGAGAAGGGCTACACGTACGTCCGCAACTTCGGGAGCAACTTCGGCCTCACGTGGCAGACGGCCTTCCAGACGGACGACCCCGCCACCGTCGAGGCGTACTGCCGGAGCCACGGCATCGAGTTCGAGTGGCGCGAGGGCAACCGGCTGCGCACGCGCCAGGTGCGTCGCGCGGCCGCGCGGCACCCCGTGACGGGCGAGGCCACGTGGTTCAACCACGCCACGTTCTTCCATGTCTCGACGCTGCCGCGTGAGGTCGGCGCGGCGCTGCTCGCGGAGTTCGGCGAGGAGAACCTGCCGAACAACACGTACTACGGCGACGGCTCGCCCATCGAGCCGGAGGTGGTGGAGACGCTGCGCGCCGCGTACGAGGCGGAGCAGGTGAGCTTCCCCTGGGAGCGAGGCGACGCGCTCCTCGTCGAGAACACGCTGGCCGCGCATGCGCGCTCCTCATTCGTGGGTCCCCGGCTGATTCTCGCGGGGATGGCCGCGCTCCTCGAGTGGGACGCCATGCCCGGTGTGACGCCTGGCCCGGACGCCTCCTAG
- a CDS encoding SDR family NAD(P)-dependent oxidoreductase, whose translation MSVEQESTQLEGIAIIGMACRFPGATTLEEFWQNLRGGVESIKFFSDEELDRAVIDPAELRDPKYVKARGVLEGIELFDARFFDFSPREAEITDPQQRIFMEAAWEALERSGYDPSRYEGPIGVYAGAGANGYLLNNLSSAGHLTGTVSAFQAVIHNKNDHLATRVAYKLNLKGPAVTVQTACSTSLVAVIHACQSLLSHQCDMALAGGVTITVPQKTGFLYNERGIGSPDGHCRPFDAKAQGTVGGSGAGVVVLKRLADAIADGDRIHAVIRGGALNNDGSDKVGYTAPSVDGQAEVISLAQAVAGVSADSISYLEAHGTGTPMGDPIEIRALTQAFRRDTDKKGFCAVGAVKGNLGHLDTAAGVAGLIKTVLSLEHKQLPPSLHFEKPNPEIDFASSPFYVNARLSDWNAPAPRRAGVSSFGLGGTNAHVVLEEAPERQATTQSRDLQLLVLSARSDAALEVMTSQLAEHLQKNPTLDLADVAYTLHSGRKVFDHRRYLVCRDTRDAASALATLSPDRVITRVQEPVNRPIVFMFPGQGSQHPGMASALYKAEAVFRQELDTCLGALKKRHDLDLRPLLLDASPDDAQAAKKLEQTALTQPALFAVEYATAKLLMSWGLQPESLIGHSVGEYVAACLAGVFSLDDALDLIALRGRLMQSLPTGAMLSVQLAERDLLPLLGQGLELAAANSTASCVVSGAEADIAALEKQLAAKDVLCRRLRTSHAFHSAMMEPILAPFRDAVAKVRRSAPTVKIISNLTGTWLTPAQAADPDYWAQHLRRAVRFADGVEELLKEPEAVLLEVGPGKALQSLARWHPRKQPGQSMQTTMPAPGDATPGQEFLLRTLGNLWLLGVTTPDYFAAETRRREPLPTYPFERQRYWVDMRAPSQGKRAQRGSLEKRSDLASWFYLPVWKESAPLLSAAADARKGLPWLVFSDRAGLGTRLAEKLRALGGDVVEVLQAKAFRRTSANTYELNPTRREDYDALLAELAADKRLPERIAHLFPITTEPGTASDDIVGRSFYSLLFLAQSLGGQKFDKPPRVFSLTNGMQEVIGGDLTSPEQATVLGPTRVIPREYPNVQMRSVDVVLPPAGSAQRERLVSLLAGEFFAESNDVAVAYRNGRRWVQGFEDVRLDDSPTNAVSLRQGGVYLITGGLGGMGLAFAEALASEAKAKLVLLNRTELPPRAEWARWQEQHSPDDATSRKIAAVQKLEARGAEVLVQAADVTNLEHMRAVVAEAQRRFGALHGVIHAAGVAGGGLIQLKTKDVAAKVLAPKVLGTQVLGAVLEGVKLDFLVACSSLTCVVGRFGQVDYTSANAFMDAFVRAYQARTGTHAVTINWGAWDEVGMAARPAQQADQGRPIGHPFLQRCLVDTPKRMVFATVFGTPESQWVTDEHRILNNPTVPGVTYFEMVRAAIAERAQGRIIEIHDAFFLAPLRVPGKETREVRLIVEEDGDGYRWVVRTLPSEGSAKGVDHSAGRVRILGPRTPKFMDLEELRRRCDLPQPGSLEAEYELELGPRWKSVQSIYPGKGELLMVLEMQSEFAPDFEKLRFHPSLIDRTSGIAKSFLAEHGYYLPLGYKVLRIHGELPARVYSYAKLREESDDKETLSFDAVMMDAQGRVLAEVERLTQKRVNDPAAELRALAAAAKEAALARAVPTDERQEIHSAEGVAALQRILGTQVTPQVVVSVRDLQATIDHTDDVVRERILEAVGETRSSGELKPRPTLKVAYMAPRNEIETRISSAWQQVLGIDKVGIHDNFFELGGDSVQAIQIIAKGTQMGLQLSPQQFFQYSTIAELSEMISGVLSKQAEQGPVVGTVPLAPQQRRLLEQGPSRNARTVLLDVREGVEAVALSKALTDILTHHDALRLRFTQGIAGWQQAGTPPSGAAPFTESDLRALPASELPPALYAAEEKLRAALDAGTGPLFAATLLHLGAGQGSKLLLAAHELAADTASWRILVEDLGTATRKQSGANEGLRLKTTSFKQWSERLSEEASAESLRKEEATWLSGPWASVTKLPSERVSGSIRTHVVTMNPEETRVLGERVAGTYRADLAEALLAALARSLSKWTGGQTQLIDFTQDARAALEGLDLSRTVGCFDATAPLLLGVPASGDAAETLKGVKERVRQLPRKGLGHGLLREGKHADLAEKLRAQPKAEVSFRHLGTELPAEAAPFTATGRAVSERRASSHLLEVESFVAGGQLQVRLSHDSGAISEATLGKVTEGLLAALRELSTEGQGSKATLSSVDFPLAGLDDSQLGALAALIDEADES comes from the coding sequence ATGAGCGTTGAGCAGGAGTCCACGCAGCTCGAGGGGATTGCAATCATTGGCATGGCGTGCCGGTTCCCGGGGGCCACCACCCTCGAGGAGTTCTGGCAGAACCTCCGCGGAGGCGTCGAGTCCATCAAGTTCTTCTCGGACGAGGAGCTTGACCGGGCCGTCATCGACCCCGCGGAGCTTCGAGACCCGAAGTACGTCAAGGCCCGCGGCGTCCTGGAGGGCATCGAGCTCTTCGACGCGCGCTTCTTCGACTTCTCCCCGCGCGAGGCGGAGATCACCGACCCGCAGCAGCGCATCTTCATGGAAGCCGCATGGGAGGCGCTGGAGCGGTCCGGTTACGACCCCTCGCGCTACGAGGGGCCCATCGGCGTGTACGCGGGCGCGGGCGCCAACGGCTACCTGCTCAACAACCTCTCCTCCGCGGGCCACCTGACGGGGACGGTGAGCGCGTTCCAGGCCGTCATCCACAACAAGAACGACCACCTGGCCACGCGCGTCGCCTACAAGCTGAACCTCAAGGGCCCGGCGGTGACGGTCCAGACGGCGTGCTCCACGTCGCTCGTGGCGGTGATTCACGCCTGCCAGAGCCTGCTCAGCCACCAGTGCGACATGGCCCTGGCCGGCGGCGTCACCATCACCGTGCCGCAGAAGACGGGCTTCCTCTACAACGAGCGCGGCATCGGCTCGCCGGATGGCCACTGCCGTCCCTTCGACGCCAAGGCCCAGGGCACCGTGGGTGGCAGCGGCGCGGGCGTGGTGGTGCTCAAGCGCCTGGCGGATGCCATCGCGGATGGGGACCGCATCCACGCTGTGATTCGCGGCGGCGCGCTCAACAACGACGGCTCCGACAAGGTCGGCTACACCGCGCCCAGCGTGGACGGACAGGCGGAGGTCATCTCCCTGGCCCAGGCCGTCGCCGGCGTCAGCGCGGACTCCATCTCCTACCTCGAGGCGCACGGCACGGGCACCCCCATGGGCGACCCGATCGAGATCCGCGCGCTCACCCAGGCCTTCCGTCGGGACACCGACAAGAAGGGCTTCTGCGCCGTCGGCGCGGTGAAGGGCAACCTCGGCCACCTGGACACGGCCGCCGGAGTCGCCGGACTCATCAAGACGGTGCTCTCGCTGGAGCACAAGCAGCTGCCGCCCAGCCTCCACTTCGAGAAGCCCAACCCCGAAATCGACTTCGCCAGCAGCCCCTTCTACGTCAACGCCCGGCTGAGCGACTGGAACGCGCCCGCCCCCCGGCGCGCGGGCGTGAGCTCCTTCGGCCTGGGCGGCACCAACGCCCACGTCGTGCTCGAGGAGGCTCCGGAGCGCCAGGCCACCACGCAGTCGAGAGACCTGCAGCTCCTGGTGCTGTCGGCCCGCTCCGACGCGGCGCTCGAGGTGATGACCTCGCAGCTGGCCGAGCACCTCCAGAAGAACCCCACGCTCGACCTGGCGGACGTGGCCTACACGCTCCACTCCGGCCGCAAGGTGTTCGACCACCGCCGCTACCTGGTGTGCCGCGACACGCGGGACGCGGCCAGCGCGCTCGCCACGCTGTCCCCGGACCGCGTCATCACCCGCGTCCAGGAGCCGGTGAACCGGCCCATCGTGTTCATGTTCCCGGGCCAGGGCTCGCAGCACCCCGGCATGGCGTCCGCCCTCTACAAGGCCGAGGCCGTGTTCCGCCAGGAGCTGGACACGTGCCTGGGCGCGCTCAAGAAGCGCCATGACCTGGACCTCCGTCCGCTGCTCCTCGACGCGAGCCCCGACGACGCGCAGGCCGCGAAGAAGCTGGAGCAGACGGCCCTCACCCAGCCCGCGCTCTTCGCCGTCGAGTACGCGACGGCGAAGCTGCTCATGTCCTGGGGCCTCCAGCCGGAGTCCCTGATTGGCCACAGCGTGGGCGAGTACGTGGCCGCGTGCCTGGCCGGCGTGTTCTCGCTGGATGACGCGCTGGACCTCATCGCCCTGCGCGGCCGGCTCATGCAGAGCCTTCCCACGGGCGCCATGCTCTCCGTGCAGCTCGCGGAGCGCGACCTCCTGCCGCTGCTGGGTCAGGGCCTGGAGCTCGCCGCGGCCAACTCCACCGCCTCGTGCGTGGTGTCCGGCGCCGAGGCGGACATCGCCGCGCTGGAGAAGCAGCTCGCCGCCAAGGACGTGCTGTGCCGCCGGCTGCGGACCTCGCACGCGTTCCACTCCGCGATGATGGAGCCCATCCTCGCGCCGTTCCGCGACGCCGTGGCGAAGGTGCGCCGCTCCGCGCCCACGGTGAAGATCATCTCCAACCTCACCGGCACCTGGCTCACGCCCGCGCAGGCCGCGGACCCCGACTACTGGGCCCAGCACCTGCGCCGCGCCGTGCGCTTCGCCGACGGCGTGGAGGAGCTGCTCAAGGAGCCGGAGGCCGTGCTGCTCGAGGTCGGCCCCGGCAAGGCGCTCCAGTCGCTCGCGCGCTGGCACCCGCGCAAGCAGCCGGGCCAGTCCATGCAGACCACCATGCCCGCGCCGGGAGACGCGACGCCGGGCCAGGAGTTCCTGCTGCGCACGCTGGGCAACCTCTGGCTGCTCGGCGTCACCACGCCCGACTACTTCGCCGCGGAGACGCGCCGCCGCGAGCCCCTGCCCACCTACCCGTTCGAGCGTCAGCGCTACTGGGTGGACATGCGCGCCCCCAGCCAGGGCAAGCGCGCGCAGCGAGGCTCCCTGGAGAAGCGCTCCGACCTCGCCTCCTGGTTCTACCTGCCGGTGTGGAAGGAGTCCGCGCCGCTGCTGTCCGCCGCGGCGGACGCGAGGAAGGGCCTGCCGTGGCTCGTCTTCTCGGACCGCGCGGGGCTGGGCACGCGCCTGGCCGAGAAGCTGCGCGCGCTGGGCGGTGACGTGGTGGAGGTGCTCCAGGCGAAGGCGTTCCGCCGGACCAGCGCCAACACCTACGAGCTGAACCCCACGCGCCGCGAGGACTACGACGCGCTGCTCGCGGAGCTGGCCGCCGACAAGCGGCTGCCGGAGCGCATCGCCCACCTGTTCCCCATCACCACCGAGCCGGGGACGGCCTCCGACGACATCGTCGGGCGCTCCTTCTACAGCCTGCTCTTCCTGGCGCAGTCGCTGGGCGGGCAGAAGTTCGACAAGCCGCCGCGCGTGTTCTCGCTGACCAACGGCATGCAGGAGGTCATCGGCGGAGACCTCACGTCGCCGGAGCAGGCCACGGTGCTGGGCCCCACGCGCGTCATCCCGCGCGAGTACCCGAACGTACAGATGCGCAGCGTGGACGTCGTCCTGCCCCCCGCGGGCAGCGCGCAGCGGGAGCGGCTGGTGTCGCTGCTCGCCGGTGAGTTCTTCGCGGAGTCCAACGACGTCGCCGTCGCCTACCGCAACGGCCGCCGCTGGGTGCAGGGCTTCGAGGACGTCCGGCTCGACGACAGCCCGACGAACGCGGTGTCGCTGCGTCAGGGCGGCGTGTACCTCATCACCGGCGGCCTGGGCGGCATGGGCCTGGCGTTCGCGGAGGCGCTGGCCTCCGAGGCGAAGGCGAAGCTGGTGCTGCTCAACCGCACGGAGCTGCCGCCGCGCGCCGAGTGGGCGCGCTGGCAGGAACAGCACAGCCCGGACGACGCCACGAGCCGGAAGATCGCCGCGGTCCAGAAGCTCGAGGCGCGCGGCGCGGAGGTGCTCGTGCAGGCCGCCGACGTCACGAATCTGGAGCACATGCGCGCGGTGGTCGCCGAGGCGCAGCGCCGCTTCGGGGCCCTCCACGGCGTCATCCACGCGGCCGGTGTGGCGGGCGGTGGTTTGATTCAGCTCAAGACGAAGGACGTGGCCGCGAAGGTCCTGGCGCCCAAGGTGCTCGGCACGCAGGTGCTGGGCGCCGTGCTGGAGGGCGTGAAGCTGGACTTCCTCGTCGCCTGCTCGTCGCTCACGTGTGTCGTGGGCCGCTTCGGCCAGGTGGACTACACCTCCGCCAACGCGTTCATGGACGCCTTCGTGCGCGCCTACCAGGCCCGCACCGGCACGCACGCGGTCACCATCAACTGGGGCGCCTGGGATGAGGTGGGCATGGCGGCCCGCCCGGCGCAGCAGGCGGACCAGGGGCGGCCCATCGGCCACCCGTTCCTCCAGCGCTGCCTGGTGGACACGCCCAAGCGGATGGTGTTCGCCACCGTCTTCGGCACGCCGGAGTCGCAGTGGGTCACCGACGAGCACCGCATCCTCAACAACCCCACCGTCCCCGGCGTGACGTACTTCGAGATGGTGCGCGCCGCCATCGCCGAGCGCGCGCAGGGACGCATCATCGAAATCCACGACGCCTTCTTCCTCGCGCCGCTGCGCGTGCCGGGGAAGGAGACGCGTGAGGTGCGGCTCATCGTCGAGGAGGACGGCGACGGCTACCGCTGGGTGGTGCGCACCCTGCCGTCGGAGGGCTCCGCCAAGGGCGTGGACCACTCCGCGGGACGCGTGCGCATCCTCGGGCCTCGCACGCCGAAGTTCATGGACCTGGAGGAGCTGCGCCGCCGGTGCGACCTGCCGCAGCCCGGCTCACTGGAGGCCGAGTACGAGCTGGAGCTGGGGCCTCGCTGGAAGAGCGTGCAGAGCATCTACCCCGGCAAGGGCGAGCTGCTCATGGTGCTGGAGATGCAGTCGGAGTTCGCCCCGGACTTCGAGAAGCTGCGCTTCCACCCGTCGCTCATCGACCGCACGTCGGGCATCGCCAAGAGCTTCCTGGCGGAGCACGGCTACTACCTGCCCCTGGGCTACAAGGTGCTGCGCATCCACGGCGAGCTGCCCGCGCGCGTCTACAGCTACGCGAAGCTGCGCGAGGAGAGCGACGACAAGGAGACCCTGTCCTTCGACGCGGTGATGATGGACGCGCAGGGCCGGGTGCTCGCGGAGGTGGAGCGCCTGACGCAGAAGCGCGTGAATGACCCGGCCGCGGAGCTGCGCGCGCTGGCCGCCGCGGCGAAGGAGGCCGCGCTGGCCCGGGCGGTGCCCACCGACGAGCGGCAGGAGATCCACTCCGCCGAGGGCGTGGCGGCGCTCCAGCGCATCCTGGGCACGCAAGTCACGCCCCAGGTGGTGGTCTCCGTGCGAGACCTCCAGGCCACCATCGACCACACCGACGACGTGGTGCGCGAGCGCATCCTGGAGGCGGTGGGCGAGACGAGGAGCTCGGGCGAGCTCAAGCCGCGCCCCACCCTCAAGGTGGCCTACATGGCCCCGCGCAATGAAATCGAGACGCGCATCTCCAGCGCGTGGCAGCAGGTGCTGGGCATCGACAAGGTGGGCATCCACGACAACTTCTTCGAGCTCGGCGGCGACTCCGTCCAGGCGATTCAAATCATCGCCAAGGGCACGCAGATGGGTCTGCAGCTCAGCCCGCAGCAGTTCTTCCAGTACTCCACCATCGCCGAGCTGTCGGAGATGATTTCGGGCGTCCTGTCCAAGCAGGCCGAGCAGGGCCCCGTCGTGGGCACCGTCCCGCTGGCGCCTCAGCAGCGCCGGCTCCTGGAGCAAGGCCCGTCGCGCAACGCGAGGACGGTGCTCCTCGACGTGCGAGAGGGCGTGGAGGCCGTGGCGCTGTCCAAGGCGCTCACGGACATCCTCACCCACCACGACGCCTTGCGCCTGCGCTTCACGCAGGGCATCGCGGGCTGGCAGCAGGCGGGCACTCCTCCGAGCGGCGCGGCGCCGTTCACGGAGAGCGACCTGCGCGCGCTCCCGGCCTCCGAGCTGCCTCCGGCGCTGTACGCCGCGGAGGAGAAGCTGCGCGCGGCGCTCGACGCGGGCACCGGTCCCCTGTTCGCGGCCACCCTGCTCCACCTCGGCGCGGGACAGGGCAGCAAGCTGCTCCTCGCGGCGCATGAGCTGGCGGCGGACACGGCCTCGTGGCGCATCCTCGTCGAGGACCTCGGTACGGCCACCCGCAAGCAGTCGGGCGCCAACGAGGGCCTGCGGCTGAAGACCACGTCGTTCAAGCAGTGGTCGGAGCGCTTGTCGGAAGAGGCGTCGGCCGAGTCGCTCCGCAAGGAGGAGGCGACGTGGCTGAGCGGTCCCTGGGCCAGCGTGACGAAGCTGCCCTCGGAGCGCGTGAGCGGCTCGATTCGCACGCACGTGGTGACGATGAACCCGGAGGAGACCCGGGTGCTCGGCGAGCGCGTGGCGGGCACCTACCGCGCCGACCTCGCGGAGGCGCTGCTGGCCGCGCTGGCTCGCTCGCTGTCGAAGTGGACCGGTGGGCAGACGCAGCTCATCGACTTCACCCAGGACGCGCGCGCGGCGCTCGAGGGGCTCGACCTGTCGCGCACCGTGGGCTGCTTCGACGCGACGGCGCCGCTGCTGTTGGGGGTGCCTGCCTCCGGCGACGCGGCCGAGACGCTCAAGGGCGTCAAGGAGCGCGTGCGTCAGCTTCCCCGCAAGGGCCTGGGCCACGGGCTGCTGCGCGAGGGCAAGCACGCGGACCTCGCGGAGAAGCTGCGCGCGCAGCCGAAGGCCGAGGTGTCCTTCCGGCACCTGGGCACGGAGCTGCCCGCCGAAGCGGCTCCCTTCACCGCCACGGGACGGGCGGTCTCCGAGCGCCGTGCCTCCAGCCACCTGCTCGAGGTGGAGAGCTTCGTCGCGGGCGGCCAGCTCCAGGTCCGCCTGAGCCACGACAGCGGTGCCATCTCCGAGGCCACCCTCGGGAAGGTCACCGAGGGGCTCCTCGCGGCGCTGCGCGAGCTGAGCACCGAAGGCCAGGGCAGCAAGGCCACGCTGTCCTCCGTGGACTTCCCGCTCGCGGGTCTCGACGACTCGCAGCTCGGCGCCCTGGCGGCCCTCATCGACGAGGCCGACGAGTCCTGA